The Fulvivirga maritima genome segment CATGCACCAACATACCTCCTACAGAAGAGCGTGAAAACTTCACGGGAGTATGCATAGAAAAAAGCTGCGTTTCCGGAGCTCCTTTTATGCCAGTCCACTGACTTCTATAAGCAGCTGTAAAAGCCATAGCCTTCTGACTGCCAGTATAAGCCGGGTTAACCACCAGTCCATTAAACATATACTGTGTATAAGTAGGACTCCTTTGTGCTTCTACCTGCTTAGTGCCTAGTAGAAACATGCCCAATAACATAAAAAATAAAATAAGCCTTCTCGAAGCAAAAAGTGACGAGTGCTTTCGGGTTAATAACAACATATAGACCTTTCTATTTAATGAACAATAGTAACATATCCACTTAATGGCTTACCAGAGCCTAAGCTTATGATGTAGTAATATGTACCATCATCCAGTGTGTTTCCTGATTCCTGACCTGTATTTCCTCTACCATCCCATCCCTGGGCGTTTTCATAATTATCTTTCTTGTACACTAATAGCCCCCATCGGTCATATACCTTTATTGAGCTATTGAACATTTCGATATTTCTAATGAACCAGGTATCATTGTTTCCATCATTGTTTGGTGAAAATCCTTGTGATATTTCCAGCGGTTCGTATTCATAATTTAAGTACACTGTGGCACTGTCAGTAAGTCCGTAAGAATCAGATATGGTGTAAGTAAAGGTATCTTCACCTATGCCGCTTCCATCAGGGTAGTACACTATATAATCTCCTTCTATGACTACTCTACCATGAGCCGGACCAGTAACACTAACAATAGTGATCACATCACCTGCATCCGGATCGCTATCATTTTCTAATACATAAATGATTATAGGATCCAAGTTGGTCACTATATATGTACCATCATCTACCGCCACCGGGGCATTGTTAGCTCTATTGACACTAATACTCACCGTGGCCACATTTGAAGTGATTCCCGCTTCATTATTTACGGTATAAGTAAACTGATCTGTACCCTCATAATCATCGGTTGGCACATATGTAACCGTACCATCAGCCTCTATCTGCACGGTACCGTTTAGAGGAGCACTTATTATAACTATGCTGCTGACATCTAATGCATAAGCTACATCATAGTCATTATCAAGAATATCAATATTGATTGTCTCATTAAGAGTAATAACGATATTATCATCCTGAGCAACAGGGGCACTAATTTCTATTACCGTAATACCCAGCGTGCCATTTGTGGTATGCACACCATCACTTACTGTAAATGTAATTGTGGGCACAGATCCATAATAAGACTCCTCAGGGTCGAAAACATAACTTCCATCACTTTCGATTGTAACCTGACCTTCTGTTATATCTGCGGTTTGACCAGCAGTATAATTAGATCCGCCTATTGAAAAACCAGTAATTGATAATGCATCTCCATCAGGATCACTGGCCTGACTTAATACACCATTTGTTGCAGTTACGGTAAGCCCTTCATTTTGTAAAGTACTATTTGTATAGTTCTGAACTATTGGATCTTCATCATTCAAATTTCTGATCGTTACCGTCCAATTGATTGAAGAAGCATTATGATCTTCATCTGTGGCTGTAATCTGAACCTGATATACATTGTCCTCATCATCATCCTCAGGATCTTCATAATCCTGAGCCGGAAGTGATACTACACCAGTGGATGAGTTAATGCTAAATAGCGATCCATCATCACCGCCAGAAATAGTATAAGTTATATCTCCAATATATGACCCTGTTATGCTTTGTGAGGCCGAGGTATAGGCGCTATTTTCATCAATTATCACATCAGAAACTGAATTAATGGTAAAAATCTCGATTTCTACTATATTATTTACTGTCACCGTCCAGTCGGTAGAAGCAGTATTACCGTCTTCATCGGTTGCTGTAATTTGTATTTCGTAAACATTGTCCTCATCGTCATCGGCTGGGTTTTCATAATCCTGAGCGGATAGTGATACCACACCAGTAGATGCATTGATACTGAACAAGCTCGCATCTGCGCCCCCAGAGATTGTATAAGTAACATCTCCGATTGGTGAGCCAGTAATGCTTTGCGCTGAAGAGGAATATGCAGTGTTTTCATTCACACTCGCATCAGAGACCGCTGTAATACTAAATGTAGCATCTTCTTTTACATCATTTACTGTTACTGTCCAGCTGGCCGAAGCAGTATTACCATCTTCATCGGTTGCTGTAATTTGTATTTCGTAAACGTTGTCTTCGTCGTCATCGGCTGGGTTTTCATAATCCTGAGCGGATAGTGATACCACGCCAGTAGAAGCATTGATACTGAACAAGCTCGCATCAGAGCCGCCAGAGATTGTATAAGTAACATCTCCGATTGGTGAGCCAGTAATGCTTTGCGCTGAAGAGGAATATGCAGTGTTTTCATTCACACTCGCATCAGAGACCGCTGTAATAATAAATGTAGCATCTTCTTTTACATCATTTACTGTTACTGTCCAGCTGGCTGAAGCAGTATTACCATCTTCATCTGTTGCTGTGATTTGTATTTCGTAAACGTTGTCCTCGTCATCATCGGCTGGGTTTTCATAATCCTGAGCGGATAGTGATACCACACCAGTAGATGCATTGATACTGAACAAGCTCGCATCTGCGCCCCCTGAGATTGTATAAGTAACATCTCCGATTGGTGAGCCAGTAATGCTTTGCGCTGAAGAGGAATATGCGGCGTTTTCATTCACACTCGCATCAGAGACCGCTGTAATAATAAATGTAGCATCTTCTTTTACATCATTTACTGTTACTGTCCAGCTGGCTGAAGCAGTATTACCATCTTCATCTGTTGCTGTGATTTGTATTTCATAAACGTTGTCCTCGTCATCATCGGCTGGGTTTTCATAATCCTGAGCGGATAGTGATACCACACCAGTAGATGCATTGATACTGAACAAGCTGGCATCAGAGCCGCCAGAGATTGTATAAGTAACATCTCCGATTGGTGAGCCGGTAATGCTTTGTGCTGAAGAGGAATATGCTATATTTTCATTCACATTAGCATCAGCTACTGCATCGATAGTAAATGTAGCCGTTTCAGTTACATCATTTACCGTTACTGTCCAGTCCGTTGAAGCGGTATTGCCGTCTTCATCTGTTGCTGTAATTTGTATTTCGTAAACATTGTCCTCGTCGTCATCGGCTGGGTTTTCATAATCCTGAGCGGATAGTGATACCACACCAGTAGAAGCATTGATACTGAACAAACTGGCATCTGCGCCGCCAGAGATTGTATAAGTAACATCTCCGATTGGTGAGCCAGTAATGCTTTGCGCTGAAGAGGAATATGCTGTATTTTCATTTACACTTGCATCAGATACGGCATCGATAGTAAATGTGGCCGATTCGCCTACATCATTTACTGTTACCGTCCAGTCCGTTGAGGCTGTATTCCCATCTTCATCGGTTGCTGTAATTTGTATTTCGTAAACATTGTCCTCATCATCATCGGCCGGGTTTTCATAATCCTGAGCGGACAGTGATACCACGCCAGAAGAAGCATTGATACTGAACAAGCTGGCATCTGCGCCGCCAGAGATTGTATAAGTAACATCTCCGATTGGTGAGCCGGTAATGCTTTGTGCTGAAGAGGAATATGCTATATTTTCATTCACACTAGCATCAGCTACTGCATCGATAGTAAATGTAGCCGTTTCAGCTACATCATTTACCGTTACTGTCCAGTCCGTTGAAGCGGTATTGCCGTCTTCATCTGTTGCTGTGATTTGTATTTCGTAAACGTTGTCCTCGTCATCATCGGCTGGGTTTTCATAATCCTGAGCGGATAGTGATACCACACCAGTAGATGCATTGATACTGAACAAGCTCGCATCTGCGCCCCCAGAGATTGTATAAGTAACATCTCCGATTGGTGAGCCAGTAATGCTTTGCGCTGAAGAGGAATATGCAGTGTTTTCATTCACACTCGCATCAGAGACCGCTGTAATAATAAATGTAGCATCTTCTTTTACATCATTTACTGTTACTGTCCAGCTGGCTGAAGCAGTATTACCATCTTCATCTGTTGCTGTGATTTGTATTTCGTAAACGTTGTCCTCGTCATCATCGGCTGGGTTTTCATAATCCTGAGCGGATAGTGATACCACACCAGTAGATGCATTGATACTGAACAAGCTCGCATCTGCGCCCCCAGAGATTGTATAAGTAACATCTCCGATTGGTGAGCCAGTAATGCTTTGCGCTGAAGAGGAATATGCAGTGTTTTCATTCACACTCGCATCAGAGACCGCTGTAATACTAAATGTAGCATCTTCTTTTACATCATTTACTGTTACTGTCCAGCTGGCCGAAGCAGTATTACCATCTTCATCTGTTGCTGTGATTTGTATTTCATAAACGTTGTCCTCGTCATCATCGGCTGGGTTTTCATAATCCTGAGCGGATAGTGATACCACACCAGTAGATGCATTGATACTGAACAAGCTCGCATCTGCGCCCCCAGAGATTGTATAAGTAACATCTCCGATTGGTGAGCCAGTAATGCTTTGCGCTGAAGAGGAATATGCAGTGTTTTCATTCACACTCGCATCAGAGACCGCTGTAATACTAAATGTAGCATCTTCTTTTACATCATTTACTGTTACTGTCCAGTCAGTGGAATTAGTATTTCCATTTTCATCGGTAGCAGTAATCTCTACTTCATACTCGTTATCTGAATCTTCATCAGCAGGATCTTCATAGTTTTGTTTAGATAAAGATACTACACCGGTCTTATCATTTATACTAAATAATGCGCCATCAGCCCCTCCAAGGGTATAAGTTAAAGATCCATTGTAACTACCTGATATGGATGGCGTACCGCTAGTATACACGGTGTTTTCATCTATATCTACATCGGCTATATCATCTATGGTAAATTTAAAACAGCTTGATGCAGAAAGTGCATCTCCTGAAATAGTCCAGCCTTGATCATCAATTAAAGCATCTCGCGCATCTTCTGCATGGGTTGCATATGTTAGGTTATTAGCTCCTAGAGTTCTATCTGTTACGGTGGGATTATTAGTTTGCCAGCCTATGAGTGTAGCTGAGTAATTAATACAATCTAGTCCTGCACGTTCAAGCATACTAGTCATATTTACTTCTGAGTTTAACTCCCAACTGCCCAAGTCCTGATTAAATCTGCCATTCAAATAAAACATAGTACTCATGTTTGTAACATGACTCACATCCCAAGAACTTATATCTTGATTAAATTGGCCTCTATAAAACATAGACCTCATGTTAGTAACATTACTTACATCCCAACTAGAAATGTCTTGATTAAAATTAATTGTTGGTTCATTGCAAGCACAAAACATAGATGACATATCAGTCACATGACCTACCTTCCAATTGCTTATATCCTGATTAAAATTGGTTGCATTACGAAACATTTGTGACATATTGGTCACATTTTCCACATTCCAGTTGCCAATGGATTGATTATATGCATGAGCACCACTAAAAAGACTGCTCATATTTGTAACGTTGCTAACGTCCCAACTAGACAATGATTGATTGAACACCGAGGCTCCATTTAACAGGGCTCTCATACTGGTTACACTACTAACATCCCAACCGTTTAGAGGCTGATTGAATGTACTAGCTTCATAGAATAAGAGGTCCATATTGGTGATTGTACTTACATCCCAGTGATTTAAATTATCATTAAGTACTGAAGCCCGAGCAAACATATAGGACATATCCGTAACTCCACTGAGGTCAGGAGCATCAACTGCATTAACTCTTAGGTTAGAGCATCCATAAAACGCTCTTTGCATGCTAGTCCAAGCAATATTCCCCCACTGCTCAACAGTCAGTATTTTTTCTCTATCCCCATCATTGTTAAAATAAATCCGAGGGAAACCACCTGTAATGGACACAGTATAAGTTCCTGCTGCGGCATAATCGTGAGAGATATTTCCAGTAACATGGGTATTACTGCTTCCATCTCCCCAGTATACTGTATAATCATATCCTCCGCCTGTGGTAGGAATAGTGATCGCTTCATTTGCTACTGTGGTTTGCCAAGTGGTAACAAAAGCATCAAATACCGTTACCGACCAACCTTCGGTGTAATAATTTCCATTCTGATCAGTTGCTGTTATACTAACCTCATAGATATTATCCGAATTACTATCTACTGGATTAGTCCTACTTCTAGGTACCATAGAGACTACTCCATTGGCATCTATGGTAAAAGCAGCTGCATCTTTTCCACC includes the following:
- a CDS encoding BspA family leucine-rich repeat surface protein — protein: MLWLKADQYVYKDKNSYKAGMSEAQDGDQVLSWKDRSGYRSNAATSHQLNTPPTFLAEGINYNPAIEFDGSDDALDFYDDFIYGTGAALSIYMVVEPYDDPLKTSPYVIDHGFLGNEGYGVAVGSDAYLFYSPTDFHGVATSKSPLNEKIAKSVVVGVEYDFTNTQSLIINGETIESVAIPSLESMSSSVIASSPTHDGSSGPFTIGRSSKSAAIDNDGGRYFYGKLAEIIMVNDKLSDTERAKLESYMALKYGVVLDKTRSYLASDGTTLRAADANYNVDVLNVTRDDASSLYQKQSKTADDSTRIYLGTLEVTNRANSSTISNDISSIILAHDGGAMHTTSAGNLDLPDGNARIEREWKLVNTNFLDNYSLDMKVANINDLKTINADKLFLLIDDDGDFTDATIVRAADGITFSNNTGLISITGISTSLIPANSTRYITLGYEINDAPSFTAGANQRTIEGAGAQEIKNWATEIKKGSAEETSQSLNFNLSNDNTALFSVPPAIDANGTLTYTPANDASGVAVVDVVLKDNGGTAHGGVDSSAHVTFSITIEKVYKSPVSSDQTITMDEDKSYSFSAKDITFSDDDGDNYESFIITALPEKGTLKYDGVAAKAFVYYTDRSLLSFEPAADENGTGYTSFTFQVKDDGGSTGNTDGLMGYYPLNGDAKDYSGHGHDGTVNGDLTYSVGYNDTGIAAAFDGVNDYINLGPQKDFFTNNNTFSISAWVQIAGGDRSVIATATNPAAIESGKASWGLSLRNNGQTWFSWMTSGGASARSSTTTSHNVGSYNHIVLVVDGGNHNIYLDGVKRTKGGSFSGAFDEALNLLIGHTISAPDAEYLNGTLDNVLLYDKVLTLKEVQELYSYPLNDNLSKNHTITFNVTPVPDAPTSKDNSITADEDVAYKFSASEFNFKDVDGDSMSALQLQSLPSKGTLKYNGVNAEVGKDYANPSLLTFIADEDEYGENYASFTFKVKDDSNDAATQYSESSYTITISVNAVEDPPIATIFEITIDEDETLTFTGSTIGYYDADGDFFQNFKITGFSGKGTFSGGIVGENVFSGGLKFTPDANDYGTNYASFSYKIRSANNVWSTKVFTLTIHVRSVPDAPTSKDNSITTLEDIPHEFSASEFDFKDVDGDLMSAFQLKSLPSKGTLKYNGANAEVNTDYQNPSLLTFIPSADEFGAPYSSFTFKVKDNSGHSATEYSKSYTMTINVTPVNDTPQIVQKDTSVFENQKIVMKIIAIDPDLATGDVHTYDISGGADAALFSISSSTQELSFNIAPEFASPNDSNGDNIYEVQVRVTDKENATDKKDVNITILGSFITTWQTTTANENITIPTTGAGYDYNIDWGDGSSDLNQTGDATHTYSSAGNYKVYISGDFPQISFSESNVTNAEKLLTVEQWGQISWSSMKGAFLGCKNLTVPATDAPDLSNVTVLTDMFSGASNFNSSIDHWDVSNVTEMEAMFAGAEAFNQSLSSWTIDNVENMAFMFYSATSFDGNVSGWNVEKVTDMQRMFKSASSFNQDISNWNVASVTNMAQMFREATSFNQDIRNWNVSKVADMTQMFSVASSFNQDLGSWLLNSAVNLDQMLSNSGLSCMNYSATLNGWLTNNSSVTNRILGADGLVYGSDAANARNKLINNQGWQIINDNVKSSVCSLFEIEEIKDVLIGEGVAYSSPTPVVSGTPVGTLSYSLGGKDAAAFTIDANGVVSMVPRSRTNPVDSNSDNIYEVSITATDQNGNYYTEGWSVTVFDAFVTTWQTTVANEAITIPTTGGGYDYTVYWGDGSSNTHVTGNISHDYAAAGTYTVSITGGFPRIYFNNDGDREKILTVEQWGNIAWTSMQRAFYGCSNLRVNAVDAPDLSGVTDMSYMFARASVLNDNLNHWDVSTITNMDLLFYEASTFNQPLNGWDVSSVTSMRALLNGASVFNQSLSSWDVSNVTNMSSLFSGAHAYNQSIGNWNVENVTNMSQMFRNATNFNQDISNWKVGHVTDMSSMFCACNEPTINFNQDISSWDVSNVTNMRSMFYRGQFNQDISSWDVSHVTNMSTMFYLNGRFNQDLGSWELNSEVNMTSMLERAGLDCINYSATLIGWQTNNPTVTDRTLGANNLTYATHAEDARDALIDDQGWTISGDALSASSCFKFTIDDIADVDIDENTVYTSGTPSISGSYNGSLTYTLGGADGALFSINDKTGVVSLSKQNYEDPADEDSDNEYEVEITATDENGNTNSTDWTVTVNDVKEDATFSITAVSDASVNENTAYSSSAQSITGSPIGDVTYTISGGADASLFSINASTGVVSLSAQDYENPADDDEDNVYEIQITATDEDGNTASASWTVTVNDVKEDATFSITAVSDASVNENTAYSSSAQSITGSPIGDVTYTISGGADASLFSINASTGVVSLSAQDYENPADDDEDNVYEIQITATDEDGNTASASWTVTVNDVKEDATFIITAVSDASVNENTAYSSSAQSITGSPIGDVTYTISGGADASLFSINASTGVVSLSAQDYENPADDDEDNVYEIQITATDEDGNTASTDWTVTVNDVAETATFTIDAVADASVNENIAYSSSAQSITGSPIGDVTYTISGGADASLFSINASSGVVSLSAQDYENPADDDEDNVYEIQITATDEDGNTASTDWTVTVNDVGESATFTIDAVSDASVNENTAYSSSAQSITGSPIGDVTYTISGGADASLFSINASTGVVSLSAQDYENPADDDEDNVYEIQITATDEDGNTASTDWTVTVNDVTETATFTIDAVADANVNENIAYSSSAQSITGSPIGDVTYTISGGSDASLFSINASTGVVSLSAQDYENPADDDEDNVYEIQITATDEDGNTASASWTVTVNDVKEDATFIITAVSDASVNENAAYSSSAQSITGSPIGDVTYTISGGADASLFSINASTGVVSLSAQDYENPADDDEDNVYEIQITATDEDGNTASASWTVTVNDVKEDATFIITAVSDASVNENTAYSSSAQSITGSPIGDVTYTISGGSDASLFSINASTGVVSLSAQDYENPADDDEDNVYEIQITATDEDGNTASASWTVTVNDVKEDATFSITAVSDASVNENTAYSSSAQSITGSPIGDVTYTISGGADASLFSINASTGVVSLSAQDYENPADDDEDNVYEIQITATDEDGNTASTDWTVTVNNIVEIEIFTINSVSDVIIDENSAYTSASQSITGSYIGDITYTISGGDDGSLFSINSSTGVVSLPAQDYEDPEDDDEDNVYQVQITATDEDHNASSINWTVTIRNLNDEDPIVQNYTNSTLQNEGLTVTATNGVLSQASDPDGDALSITGFSIGGSNYTAGQTADITEGQVTIESDGSYVFDPEESYYGSVPTITFTVSDGVHTTNGTLGITVIEISAPVAQDDNIVITLNETINIDILDNDYDVAYALDVSSIVIISAPLNGTVQIEADGTVTYVPTDDYEGTDQFTYTVNNEAGITSNVATVSISVNRANNAPVAVDDGTYIVTNLDPIIIYVLENDSDPDAGDVITIVSVTGPAHGRVVIEGDYIVYYPDGSGIGEDTFTYTISDSYGLTDSATVYLNYEYEPLEISQGFSPNNDGNNDTWFIRNIEMFNSSIKVYDRWGLLVYKKDNYENAQGWDGRGNTGQESGNTLDDGTYYYIISLGSGKPLSGYVTIVH